The Deltaproteobacteria bacterium DNA window GTAGCGCCTTATCTGCTGTTCACTCAAGGTGGGGCTTATGAATTGTTCGCCCTTCTGTACTGCTTCAAGAGCAGTAAAGAGGCATTGCGCGTCTGTATCTTTTACCAGGTAGCCTGCTCCACCGGCGGCGAAGAAATGGGCGGCAAACGCCTCCTCCTTATGCATAGTAAGGGCGATGATGCGTATGTCTTCGAATTCACTTCGAAGTCGGCGAGTGGCTTCTATGCCGTTCATATCCGGCATTGACAGGTCCAGTATTACGATGTCGGGGCAACACTCCCTGATTTGCTCGAGAGCCTCCAGGCAGCTGTCCGACCGACCCACAACCACGTATTGAGGCCGGGTTTCCAGGAGCACCTGCAGGGCCTCGGTAAAAATGCCATGGTCGTCAACGAGAAAAACAGATGTACGGTTCATGCGGTGCCTGTTCTCCTCATGCGTGCCGCGATACTTTGTTGGCCTTGTGGCGTCTAACAATGGAACGGCGCTTGATGCCAAGAGCGCTGCTTGCCTCCAGACGTTGGAAGAACAATGGCTAGGGCGAGGGGCAAAACAGGAGATTTTACCCCTTGAAAATCAGTCTGGTCAGAAAGAAAGTTGCCAGCATTGCTTACTGCCGGCCAGCTGCGAGAAAAGCACCCTGTCAGGCAAACTTGGCGCAGACACCCTTGCCGTAGTCTTGACAGGCACGGATGCCTTCCATGTCCTCCACAAGATGCTCCTTGAGATTGAAGGAGCCGAGACTGGACATGTTCATCTTGAAGACATATTCCATGGTGTCGAAGATGAGGCTCGGGGCGTCACCACTATGAGTGTACGATCCGAAAGCTCCCCCCGCCTTTCCCTGTAGACCTGCTTTCTGGGCCAGGAAAAGAAAAGTTTTCATACCGTTGGTCATGTCACGGTGGTAGGTAGGACAGCCGAAGATGTAAGCGTCATAGCCTTGCAGTTCCTTGTCGCTCTTGATTTCGGATATCTTCTTGAGTTCTGCTTCATGGCCGCTCATGCGCACGCCTTCTGCAATGTGTTCTGCCATTTTCTTTGTGTGGCCTGTTCTGCTGTCATAAGCAATTAACACCTTTTTCATAAAAAACCTCCTCTGCATCAAGTTGAACTGGAATGTACGCTCGCCTCTAACATGGTCACAAAAAAATCATTTTATAAAAGTAACAGTGATTGGTGCAAATCCTCCATTTTCTAGAGAAATGATCACCATCTTGGGAGCCACCCTCAGCAACCCTCAAACCATTCTTGCTTTCATATGTCTTCTCAGCCCAACAGGTTGAAAGATCTTGTCAGTAATGACTCGACAGCCGCCTTCGCTTCGGCAACCGTCTGTACCAGAGCAATCGCACAATCTATGTTGAAGATGGCGTCTGGGATACTCGATCCGGCGGGTGCCATAGCTCCCGTCAGCATCATAGTCCCACCCACAATTCCTGGAGAGCCTTGGCGGTTTCTATTATAGTGTCTCTGCCATAAGTGACAAGGATTTTCTTCCCGGCAATCTTCTCGGCGGTATCACCAATCAGCAAAGTCAACCACAGGCTGTTATTCTGGAGAATGGCTGCCACCATGTGCTTCTGAGCGTCTGTTGTCACTTGCAGAATTCTTCCTGCCTGCGGCGCACATGCCTGATAGTCGCTGTTGACGTCCAGGCAGACTTCAGCGCTTGTACTGTACCAGGTGAAGATCCTGATTTTCTTAGAACCACTGCCTTGAAACAGCGGCGCTCAAAGTTCCAGAGACTCTCCAGGTTTCAGGACGGTGGTCTTTATGGAAGTCTCCTGTTCGACTCGCTCTTTCCAGGCTACGGGGTCCTGTCTGATCATTTCAAAGGTGTCGTAATGGATGGGCAGCACCTGTTTGGGCTGAATCAGCTTGACGGCACGCAGGGCGTCCTCGGGACCCATGGTAAAGTTGTCCCCAATAGGCAAGACAGCCAGGTCAATACCCTCTTCACCTATAAGTTTCATGTCGTAGAACAGACCGGTGTCACAGGCGTGATAGATTTTCTTGCCTTCCACATAAAAGAGAAAACCGCAAGGATTTCCTCCATAGGAGCCGTCTGGAAGAGCGGAGCCATGCTGAGCAATAGTCAGTTTCAGACGGCCCCATGGGTAGTCAAAAGCGCCACCAATGTGTTGCGGATGGACATTATCGACACCCTGCTTGAGCAGCCAATCGTGAATCTCGAAATTGGCAACTACCTTGGCGCCAGTGCGCTTGGCAATTTGAATAGTGTCACCCAGATGGTCGCCGTGACCGTGGGAGACAAAGATGTAATCCGCAGGGATTTGCTCGGGATCCACAGGCGCCAGGGGATTGCCGCTGATGAAAGGGTCAACCAGGAGACTGGTACCATTGGTTTCAATCAGGAGACAGGCGTGGCTATACCAGGTAACCTTGATGCTCATAGGAACCTCCTTGTTGGATGTTGACATACCTTCTGTCAGATGAACCAAGAGAGTCTTATGCTACACACCTTAAACACTACAGGGCCAAATGGCAACAAACTGGCGCAACCCGGCTCTGGGCTTGAGGGCTCTGCTTCCCCAGGAAATGACGCTCAGCCTAGAAAGTAACCTTGGGTGCCTTTGCAGCTCCGGCCTCCGCTTCGAAAAGAGGCATGCGGGAGAAGCCGAACATTGAAGCAAACAAGTTCGTGGGAAATCTCCTGATGGCTGTATTGTATTCCTGCACTGCCAGATTGTAGCGTCTGCGTTCCACACTGATTCGATTTTCGGTGCCTTCCAGTTGATCCTGCAAACGCAGGAAGTTCTGGTTAGACTTCAACTCGGGATAACGCTCCACCACTACCATCAGGCGTGAAAGCAGTGCATCTATGCCCCGGGCTGCCTTCTGGGCCCCGGCAATGTTGCCAGTCGCTCGTGCTTCGCCCCACTGGCTGCGAAGACGGGTAACCTCGGTGAGAACATCGCGCTCCTGTTTGGCAAATCCTTTAACCGTCTCCACCAGGTTGGGGATGAGATCGAATCTTCGCTGATACTGGTTTTCTACCTGGGACCAGGCCGTCTTGGCTGCCTCCTGCTTGGCAACGAGAGAATTGTAAGTGCCCATACCCATCAAGATGGGAATTACAATAAGTGCTGCCAGCACGAGCAAAGGGAGCCATTTTTTCATCGCAGTCCTCCTGCTGTGGGTTCTGAAGGTGTGTCCGGCTAATTCTCCTGGGATGAAAAGTTGCGAGCGGCAAAGTCATATTCATCCATGAGCAGCGCCAGTCTACGTATCTCTTTGAGGTATTGTCTGAACAGCTCTACCACGGCTGAACCAGCCAGTTTCAGCTTCTGCTCTCTCATTTTGAGCAATGTGAGGAAAAGCTCCTCATCGAGCTGCAGTTCAGTGGCAAGCAGATGGATGGTATCTTTTTTGGTGGCTGGAATTTCCTTGTCAAGGAGATAGAGCAGCGCTCTGAAGACAAAAAGAAAGGTGGGCAGGGATTCTACAAGCAAGGTTCGCAGGATTCGGCTCTTGCCGCCGGCCTCCACGTATCTTTGCCTGAGGAGGAGAAGCTTGCCTTTGAGTTCATGTTCGCACTGCATACGGATGTGTTCCTTGTGAAAAACAAGATCCGCCAGCACGTCCTCGCCATTGATTACCCGGTAATTTCTCCTGATGTTGAGAAACTCTATGGGAAAGGTCTCCAGTGAAGAACTGATATAGGCCCTGGTGAGAAACAGCGGCGTGCCTACCCGCTGCTTGCGCCACCTGACCACCAGCCCATGCGCCAGGTGCAGTTCTTCTATGCCCTTTTCAGTGAGGACAATGAGAAAGTTGAGATCTGATTTGCGCGGCAGATATTCACTGGTAAGGGCGCTGCCATAAAGGATCACGGAGATCAAATCAGGGCCAAA harbors:
- a CDS encoding response regulator transcription factor; this translates as MNRTSVFLVDDHGIFTEALQVLLETRPQYVVVGRSDSCLEALEQIRECCPDIVILDLSMPDMNGIEATRRLRSEFEDIRIIALTMHKEEAFAAHFFAAGGAGYLVKDTDAQCLFTALEAVQKGEQFISPTLSEQQIRRYLNSRRRSLPGLSKREKKVLKLIAEGRSRKEISEILNISLRTVDTHRTNIRTKLGCKNTAELVRYAVRKELVDYI
- a CDS encoding flavodoxin domain-containing protein, with the translated sequence MKKVLIAYDSRTGHTKKMAEHIAEGVRMSGHEAELKKISEIKSDKELQGYDAYIFGCPTYHRDMTNGMKTFLFLAQKAGLQGKAGGAFGSYTHSGDAPSLIFDTMEYVFKMNMSSLGSFNLKEHLVEDMEGIRACQDYGKGVCAKFA
- a CDS encoding metal-dependent hydrolase, encoding MSIKVTWYSHACLLIETNGTSLLVDPFISGNPLAPVDPEQIPADYIFVSHGHGDHLGDTIQIAKRTGAKVVANFEIHDWLLKQGVDNVHPQHIGGAFDYPWGRLKLTIAQHGSALPDGSYGGNPCGFLFYVEGKKIYHACDTGLFYDMKLIGEEGIDLAVLPIGDNFTMGPEDALRAVKLIQPKQVLPIHYDTFEMIRQDPVAWKERVEQETSIKTTVLKPGESLEL
- a CDS encoding LemA family protein; this encodes MKKWLPLLVLAALIVIPILMGMGTYNSLVAKQEAAKTAWSQVENQYQRRFDLIPNLVETVKGFAKQERDVLTEVTRLRSQWGEARATGNIAGAQKAARGIDALLSRLMVVVERYPELKSNQNFLRLQDQLEGTENRISVERRRYNLAVQEYNTAIRRFPTNLFASMFGFSRMPLFEAEAGAAKAPKVTF